One stretch of Oncorhynchus tshawytscha isolate Ot180627B linkage group LG19, Otsh_v2.0, whole genome shotgun sequence DNA includes these proteins:
- the irx5b gene encoding iroquois-class homeodomain protein IRX-5b — MAYPQGFLFQPSVSLALHSCPPFSSSVILGRPRTDEMGRPSTGSAFAPYAGSPAFNGTSPGFNSYLQYSGEQRAAMNSFVGSAYDPSAGITGSLEYHPFGGALGPYPYGDPAYRKNATRDATSTLKAWLNEHRKNPYPTKGEKIMLAIITKMTLTQVSTWFANARRRLKKENKMTWNPRNRSEDEEEDDNIDLEKNDDDDEPLKPTAEIGLKNEGDGHHPHPVGISREKEDNSSNDMEPVLTDPDLKDHGDRRVPEMLGPTTTASPQNVHLGAERDSDSADTSPPAPRRNDTGNSSNATSVIDSPLPAPKPKLWSLAEIATSSDKCKGCSDGAQNVSRQLRTEIPASVSSPPRAAPQNHFPHSAALSRHVYYTSPFFQGYSNYHGAFGQLHSPGSNVGSATHLNGLHQTMLHRAEALARDSKARSQTQIDLCKDLRYELKKGMTHV, encoded by the exons ATGGCGTATCCTCAAGGCTTTCTCTTCCAACCGTCGGTTTCTCTGGCTCTCCATTCCTGTCCCCCGTTCAGTTCCAGTGTGATTTTAGGAAGACCGAGGACAGATGAAATGGGCCGGCCGTCTACAGGCTCAGCCTTCGCGCCGTACGCGGGATCACCGGCGTTCAATGGCACGTCGCCAGGCTTCAACTCTTACCTTCAGTACAGCGGAGAGCAGAGGGCGGCAATGAACTCGTTTGTG GGTTCCGCGTATGATCCTTCAGCCGGCATCACTGGCTCTTTAGAATATCACCCGTTTGGTGGTGCATTGGGCCCCTATCCATATGGCGACCCTGCATACAGGAAAAATGCTACACGGGATGCGACTTCCACTCTCAAAGCGTGGCTCAATGAACATCGCAAAAACCCTTACCCCACCAAGGGCGAGAAGATCATGCTGGCAATCATCACCAAGATGACCCTTACCCAAGTGTCCACCTGGTTCGCTAACGCCAGAAGACGTTTGAAGAAAGAGAACAAAATGACGTGGAACCCGAGGAATAGAagtgaggatgaggaagaggatgacaACATTGACCTGGAAAAGAATGACGACGACGACGAGCCACTCAAGCCCACGGCAGAAATTGGGTTGAAAAATGAAGGAG ATGGACATCATCCACATCCAGTGGGAATCTCCCGTGAGAAAGAGGACAATAGCAGCAATGATATGGAACCTGTCTTAACTGATCCGGATTTAAAGGACCACGGGGACAGGAGAGTGCCCGAGATGCTGGGACCCACTACCACAGCATCTCCTCAAAACGTGCACCTTGGAGCGGAGAGGGATTCAGACTCGGCGGACACAAGTCCACCTGCACCGAGGCGTAATGACACAGGCAACTCCAGCAATGCCACGTCAGTGATTGACTCGCCCCTTCCAGCCCCAAAACCTAAACTGTGGTCGCTGGCGGAGATTGCAACTTCTTCGGACAAATGTAAAGGATGTAGCGATGGTGCCCAGAACGTGTCCCGACAATTGCGCACAGAGATTCCGGCCAGTGTGTCATCTCCACCGCGAGCCGCTCCTCAGAATCATTTCCCTCACAGCGCAGCCCTTTCAAGACATGTCTATTATACATCTCCCTTTTTCCAGGGTTACTCAAACTATCATGGCGCTTTTGGACAGCTGCACAGCCCCGGATCCAACGTGGGGTCAGCGACACATTTAAATGGATTACATCAAACTATGTTACACAGAGCCGAGGCACTGGCAAGAGATAGCAAAGCCAGGAGCCAAACACAGATAGATCTTTGTAAAGACTTGAGATATGAACTTAAGAAAGGTATGACACATGTTTAG